A single region of the Paraburkholderia megapolitana genome encodes:
- a CDS encoding TetR/AcrR family transcriptional regulator, translated as MSTSPPDAVRRARTTKKAEPKARRPGRPSASEPSGQELRELVIDAARSVYAEHGFHRSSVEQLLVAAKISRPTFYRLFDDKREVFDELIARLKAGLAESVTQAMARASSLHELVEYGLDAFFEWQSEDAAVIGALYREIHDLNSPASAHRDRTVAYLNEAFTKRAEALGYPKVDPLLYDALLHVTEYVAAMSFMNNPTSKAQIRRSRQVASRIMLAALLSGVDDRQIPPLPLVGAKRKPAGR; from the coding sequence ATGTCGACTTCTCCACCCGATGCGGTGCGCCGCGCCAGGACAACGAAAAAGGCTGAACCCAAAGCACGCAGGCCAGGACGTCCGTCCGCAAGTGAGCCTTCAGGGCAGGAACTGCGTGAACTGGTAATCGATGCGGCGCGAAGCGTCTACGCCGAGCATGGCTTTCATCGCAGTTCCGTCGAACAGTTGCTGGTGGCCGCGAAGATTTCGCGCCCAACGTTCTACCGGTTGTTCGACGATAAACGTGAGGTGTTCGACGAACTGATTGCGAGACTCAAGGCGGGGTTGGCGGAATCGGTGACGCAGGCCATGGCGAGAGCCAGCTCGCTGCATGAACTGGTCGAGTACGGGCTCGATGCTTTCTTCGAGTGGCAGAGCGAAGACGCAGCGGTAATAGGCGCGCTATACCGCGAGATACACGATCTGAATTCGCCGGCTAGCGCGCATCGCGATCGCACGGTTGCCTACCTGAACGAAGCGTTCACGAAGCGAGCCGAAGCGCTGGGATATCCGAAAGTCGATCCACTGCTATACGACGCGTTGCTTCATGTCACCGAGTATGTCGCTGCGATGTCTTTCATGAACAACCCGACATCGAAAGCGCAGATTCGCAGAAGTCGTCAGGTTGCATCGAGGATCATGCTGGCGGCGCTGCTGTCCGGGGTGGACGATCGCCAGATTCCGCCGCTTCCTCTAGTCGGTGC
- a CDS encoding GMC family oxidoreductase, with protein MEYDFIVVGGGSGGCAVAGRLARLRPQARIALLEAGPDDNSFLIRVPTAVALVGPRRNARNYAYETVPQPGLNGRRGYQPRGRVIGGSSSINAMVYIRGQHDDYDDWAGQGCTGWSWNEVLPYFRRAEDNTRGDDEWHGSGGPLHVSDTPDPNPFSLAFIEAAREAGLPHNTDFNGADQEGAGMYQRTIKSGERWNAARAYLYSASLPNLEVLTHTQAMRLLFEGKRCVGVEVEQNGARRSLRARAEVVLASGAFGTPQLLMCSGVGPGEHLAAHGIPVLHDAAQVGANLHDHLDVVTCHRVRNPELLGVCASEPLRTMKEIRRYRREHRGMIASNIAEAGGFFKSDPSLSRPDVQMHFLIAIVDDHARKLHLGTGITGHVCQLRPKSRGSVKLASADIHAAPLIDPGFLSNPDDLETMVRGARLMSRIMQAPTLAAFKPKDLYPAARSDEELRAQIRERADTVYHPVGSCRMGNDAASVVDPQLRVRGLEALRIADASIMPQIVSGNTNAPTIMIGERAAEWLAEEHR; from the coding sequence TTGGAATACGATTTCATCGTTGTCGGTGGCGGCTCGGGCGGCTGCGCAGTCGCAGGACGCCTGGCGCGCCTGCGCCCGCAGGCGCGCATTGCGCTGCTCGAAGCGGGGCCCGACGACAACAGCTTTCTGATTCGTGTTCCGACGGCTGTTGCGCTCGTCGGACCACGCCGCAATGCGCGCAATTACGCCTATGAGACCGTGCCGCAACCGGGCCTGAATGGCCGTCGTGGCTATCAACCGCGCGGCCGCGTCATCGGCGGCTCGAGCTCCATCAATGCGATGGTGTACATCCGCGGTCAGCACGACGACTACGACGACTGGGCCGGGCAAGGCTGCACCGGCTGGAGCTGGAACGAGGTTCTGCCTTATTTCAGGCGCGCCGAAGACAACACACGTGGCGACGATGAGTGGCACGGCAGCGGCGGCCCGCTGCATGTCAGCGATACGCCCGACCCCAATCCGTTTTCGCTCGCGTTCATCGAAGCGGCACGCGAAGCCGGTTTGCCGCACAACACCGATTTCAACGGCGCTGACCAGGAAGGCGCCGGCATGTACCAGCGCACGATCAAGAGCGGCGAACGCTGGAACGCCGCACGCGCGTATCTGTACAGCGCGTCGTTGCCGAACCTGGAAGTACTGACTCACACGCAGGCAATGCGGCTCCTCTTCGAAGGAAAGCGTTGTGTCGGGGTCGAGGTAGAACAGAACGGGGCACGCCGCAGTTTGCGTGCGCGTGCCGAAGTCGTACTCGCGAGCGGCGCCTTTGGCACGCCGCAACTGCTGATGTGCTCCGGTGTCGGCCCGGGCGAACATCTCGCGGCACACGGCATTCCGGTCCTGCACGATGCCGCGCAGGTGGGCGCCAATCTGCACGATCACCTCGATGTGGTGACCTGTCATCGTGTGCGCAACCCGGAGCTACTGGGTGTGTGCGCAAGCGAACCGTTGCGCACGATGAAGGAAATTCGCCGTTATCGCCGCGAGCATCGCGGCATGATCGCGAGCAATATCGCCGAAGCCGGCGGCTTCTTCAAAAGCGATCCGTCGCTGTCGCGCCCGGACGTTCAGATGCATTTCCTCATCGCGATCGTCGACGATCATGCGCGCAAGTTGCATCTGGGTACCGGCATCACGGGGCACGTCTGTCAGTTGCGGCCGAAAAGCCGCGGCAGCGTCAAGCTTGCGAGCGCCGATATTCATGCCGCTCCATTGATCGATCCAGGCTTTCTGTCGAATCCGGATGACCTCGAGACGATGGTAAGAGGCGCGCGCCTGATGAGCAGGATCATGCAGGCTCCAACGCTCGCCGCCTTTAAGCCGAAAGACCTCTACCCGGCAGCCCGCAGCGACGAAGAGTTGCGTGCACAGATTCGCGAACGTGCGGATACCGTTTATCACCCCGTCGGTAGTTGCCGCATGGGGAATGATGCGGCCAGCGTGGTTGATCCGCAGTTGCGCGTGCGTGGTCTCGAAGCGCTGCGCATTGCCGATGCTTCGATCATGCCGCAGATTGTCAGTGGCAACACCAATGCGCCGACCATCATGATTGGCGAGCGTGCAGCGGAATGGCTGGCCGAAGAACATCGCTAG
- a CDS encoding acyl-CoA synthetase has translation MKDVAPSQHSHTGETQWPPANLPVSTYEMIQRGAAIDPAAPALSFFLRADMHENPETWDYAALLRRITQAANSFHALGVRKDDVVCFLLPNLPETHFTIWGAETAGIAAAINPLLEPASIVSLLTAMRATVLVTLAPTLGSDLWPKLKPALAGIDSLRHVMLVDLTDRVPAAKQPFDYAELRKGLAPHVDVHDFNATLDQQPADRLLSERIIEASDVASLFCTGGTTGLPKIAKRRHGNEIANTWMLMQTLPGLKPGKSIFCGLPLFHVNAGSCTGLFPFSVGAQVILGTPQGYRGEGVIPRFWEIVERHRVNFFMAVPTVYAALLQVPTGKHDLGSLEYGICGAASMPTEVFRRFETASGIKILEGYGLTETSAVSSLNPADGERRIGSIGLCLPAQSMKAVVLDADGHYLRDCAVDETGVLAVSGPNVFAGYLAEEHNRDIWLDLGDRRRWLNTGDLGRQDADGYFWLAGRKKELIIRGGHNIDPAAIEGPLLRHPDVQFAAAVARPDAYAGELPVVYVQLKPGATVTEAELTEFAASQIGERAALPKQVRIIDIMPLTAVGKIFKPALKRREIAETLAAALRQAGIPFELTMLENRTRGDVLRAMLFNASDEAAARDILGQFTVPFEIAVTPTLARGD, from the coding sequence ATGAAGGACGTCGCACCCTCGCAGCACAGCCATACCGGCGAGACGCAATGGCCACCCGCGAATCTACCTGTTAGCACGTACGAGATGATCCAGCGCGGCGCGGCAATCGATCCGGCTGCTCCTGCGTTGTCGTTTTTCCTGCGCGCCGACATGCACGAAAATCCGGAAACGTGGGACTACGCTGCCCTGCTGCGCCGGATCACGCAGGCGGCCAATAGCTTCCATGCGCTCGGTGTGCGCAAGGACGATGTCGTCTGTTTCCTGCTGCCCAATCTCCCGGAAACGCACTTCACGATCTGGGGCGCCGAAACAGCTGGAATCGCGGCTGCGATCAATCCGCTACTGGAACCGGCTTCGATCGTCTCGCTGCTGACGGCCATGCGGGCGACGGTACTGGTCACGCTCGCGCCGACACTCGGCAGCGATTTGTGGCCAAAACTGAAGCCTGCGCTGGCCGGGATCGATTCGCTGCGCCATGTGATGCTGGTCGATCTCACCGATCGCGTGCCCGCTGCAAAGCAGCCGTTCGATTACGCCGAACTGCGCAAAGGCCTGGCCCCGCATGTGGACGTACACGATTTCAACGCGACGCTCGATCAGCAACCTGCCGATCGTCTGCTCAGCGAACGCATCATCGAAGCTAGCGACGTCGCGTCGCTGTTCTGTACCGGCGGCACCACCGGCCTGCCTAAAATCGCGAAGCGTCGACACGGCAATGAGATCGCGAACACGTGGATGCTCATGCAGACGCTGCCCGGACTCAAACCCGGCAAAAGCATCTTCTGCGGCTTGCCGCTGTTTCATGTGAACGCAGGGAGTTGTACCGGCCTGTTCCCGTTCTCGGTCGGCGCGCAGGTGATCCTCGGTACGCCGCAAGGCTATCGCGGCGAAGGCGTGATCCCCCGCTTCTGGGAGATCGTCGAGCGACATCGCGTGAATTTCTTCATGGCCGTACCGACCGTTTACGCGGCGCTCCTGCAGGTGCCCACCGGCAAGCACGATCTGGGTTCGCTTGAGTACGGCATCTGCGGTGCGGCTTCAATGCCGACTGAAGTGTTTCGCCGGTTCGAAACCGCGTCGGGCATCAAGATTCTCGAAGGCTACGGACTGACCGAAACCTCGGCTGTGAGCAGCCTGAATCCGGCAGATGGCGAACGCCGCATTGGCTCGATCGGCCTGTGCCTGCCGGCGCAGTCGATGAAGGCCGTCGTACTCGATGCCGACGGTCACTATCTGCGCGACTGCGCCGTCGACGAAACCGGTGTGCTCGCAGTCTCGGGACCGAACGTATTTGCCGGTTATCTCGCCGAAGAACACAATCGCGACATCTGGCTCGATCTCGGCGACAGGCGCCGCTGGCTCAATACCGGCGATCTGGGTCGACAAGATGCCGACGGTTATTTCTGGCTCGCCGGACGCAAGAAAGAACTGATTATCCGCGGTGGCCATAACATCGATCCGGCTGCGATCGAAGGTCCACTGCTACGCCATCCCGATGTGCAATTCGCCGCCGCGGTAGCGCGCCCGGACGCGTATGCTGGCGAGCTACCGGTGGTCTACGTGCAACTCAAACCGGGCGCGACGGTAACAGAAGCCGAACTCACCGAATTCGCCGCCAGCCAGATCGGCGAACGCGCGGCACTGCCGAAGCAGGTTCGCATCATCGACATCATGCCGTTGACCGCGGTCGGCAAGATCTTCAAACCGGCGCTCAAGCGGCGCGAGATCGCGGAAACGTTGGCGGCGGCCCTGCGTCAAGCCGGCATCCCATTCGAACTCACCATGCTCGAAAACAGAACCCGTGGCGACGTGCTCCGGGCAATGTTGTTCAACGCGTCCGATGAAGCCGCTGCACGCGACATCCTCGGACAGTTCACCGTGCCGTTCGAAATTGCAGTTACACCAACCCTCGCTAGAGGCGATTGA